The following proteins come from a genomic window of Ursus arctos isolate Adak ecotype North America unplaced genomic scaffold, UrsArc2.0 scaffold_12, whole genome shotgun sequence:
- the CIART gene encoding circadian-associated transcriptional repressor isoform X1 has protein sequence MDSPASVSSCSSYSLSSSFSTSPGNSDVGFPSDSEGEDKGAHGPRSDPVGQRGGSRPSPGPIRCRQRHKVSSNQCTASHLKQRGLASPMAGSGVKRSRDGELQTNLNIQGCITEGDLLFAQKCKELQGFIRPLTDLLNGLKMGRFERGLSSFQQSVAMDRIQRIVGVLQKPQMGERYLGTLLQVEGMLKTWFPHITAQKSSLGSSRYQLTKHFPSHHGYLAASSPAPPMEKMDQTQRGRLLLKPKQPWHLTEWPAMHLAWIHTTPICNPPLSSPGTISFGHGPLGTGASIGVILFVQHGVQPFTHSVPTTPVPPTTASAVIPGDPKKLSGKGPHCHSLPVTLPSDWICTLSGPGLPTMTREMTVGHLEQMRSHPPVAPEVHSLNP, from the exons ATGGATTCTCCAGCTAGCGTTTCTTCCTGTTcttcctactctctctcttcctctttttccacgTCCCCAGGGAACAGTGACGTTGGCTTCCCCTCTGATAGTGAAGGGGAGGACAAGGGGGCCCATGGCCCCAGGTCAGACCCTGTTGGGCAGAGGGGAGGTTCTCGGCCCAGCCCTGGTCCTATCCGCTGCAGGCAACGGCACAAGGTTTCCAGCAACCAATGTACAGCATCTCACTTGAAACAGCGGGGCTTGGCCTCTCCTATGGCAGGATCTGGGGTCAAAAGATCAAGAGATGGTGAATTACAAACCAACCTAAACATCCAGGGTTGTATCACAGAAGGAGACCTGCTTTTTGCTCAGAAG TGTAAAGAGCTTCAAGGATTCATCCGCCCTCTCACAGACCTACTGAATGGGCTGAAGATGGGTCGATTTGAGAGAG GATTGAGCAGTTTCCAACAGAGCGTGGCAATGGATAGAATCCAGCGTATTGTCGGTGTTTTGCAGAAGCCACAGATGGG GGAACGTTACCTAGGAACCTTGCTGCAGGTGGAAGGGATGTTAAAGACTTGGTTTCCTCATATAACTGCCCAGAAGTCATCACTGGGTAGTAGCAGATACCAGCTGACCAAG CATTTTCCAAGCCACCACGGTTACTTAGCTGCTTCTTCTCCTGCACCTCCCATGGAAAAGATGGACCAGACACAGCGAGGACGTCTACTGTTGAAACCAAAGCAGCCTTGGCACCTCACTGAATGGCCAGCTATGCACCTCGCTTGGATCCACACCACTCCAATTTGCAACCCTCCCCTCAGCTCCCCAGGTACCATTTCCTTTGGCCATGGTCCTTTAGGCACTGGAGCCAGCATTGGCGTCATCCTTTTTGTTCAGCATGGAGTGCAGCCCTTCACCCACTCTGTCCCAACCACTCCGGTTCCACCTACTACAGCATCTGCTGTCATCCCTGGTGACCCTAAGAAACTCTCTGGAAAGGGACCTCATTGCCACAGTTTGCCAGTAACCCTGCCATCAGACTGGATCTGTACCCTGTCCGGTCCTGGTCTACCCACCATGACCAGAGAGATGACTGTGGGACATCTAGAGCAGATGAGAAGCCATCCTCCAGTTGCTCCTGAGGTCCATTCTCTCAACCCCTAA
- the CIART gene encoding circadian-associated transcriptional repressor isoform X2, which translates to MAGSGVKRSRDGELQTNLNIQGCITEGDLLFAQKCKELQGFIRPLTDLLNGLKMGRFERGLSSFQQSVAMDRIQRIVGVLQKPQMGERYLGTLLQVEGMLKTWFPHITAQKSSLGSSRYQLTKHFPSHHGYLAASSPAPPMEKMDQTQRGRLLLKPKQPWHLTEWPAMHLAWIHTTPICNPPLSSPGTISFGHGPLGTGASIGVILFVQHGVQPFTHSVPTTPVPPTTASAVIPGDPKKLSGKGPHCHSLPVTLPSDWICTLSGPGLPTMTREMTVGHLEQMRSHPPVAPEVHSLNP; encoded by the exons ATGGCAGGATCTGGGGTCAAAAGATCAAGAGATGGTGAATTACAAACCAACCTAAACATCCAGGGTTGTATCACAGAAGGAGACCTGCTTTTTGCTCAGAAG TGTAAAGAGCTTCAAGGATTCATCCGCCCTCTCACAGACCTACTGAATGGGCTGAAGATGGGTCGATTTGAGAGAG GATTGAGCAGTTTCCAACAGAGCGTGGCAATGGATAGAATCCAGCGTATTGTCGGTGTTTTGCAGAAGCCACAGATGGG GGAACGTTACCTAGGAACCTTGCTGCAGGTGGAAGGGATGTTAAAGACTTGGTTTCCTCATATAACTGCCCAGAAGTCATCACTGGGTAGTAGCAGATACCAGCTGACCAAG CATTTTCCAAGCCACCACGGTTACTTAGCTGCTTCTTCTCCTGCACCTCCCATGGAAAAGATGGACCAGACACAGCGAGGACGTCTACTGTTGAAACCAAAGCAGCCTTGGCACCTCACTGAATGGCCAGCTATGCACCTCGCTTGGATCCACACCACTCCAATTTGCAACCCTCCCCTCAGCTCCCCAGGTACCATTTCCTTTGGCCATGGTCCTTTAGGCACTGGAGCCAGCATTGGCGTCATCCTTTTTGTTCAGCATGGAGTGCAGCCCTTCACCCACTCTGTCCCAACCACTCCGGTTCCACCTACTACAGCATCTGCTGTCATCCCTGGTGACCCTAAGAAACTCTCTGGAAAGGGACCTCATTGCCACAGTTTGCCAGTAACCCTGCCATCAGACTGGATCTGTACCCTGTCCGGTCCTGGTCTACCCACCATGACCAGAGAGATGACTGTGGGACATCTAGAGCAGATGAGAAGCCATCCTCCAGTTGCTCCTGAGGTCCATTCTCTCAACCCCTAA